A region of Eschrichtius robustus isolate mEscRob2 chromosome 19, mEscRob2.pri, whole genome shotgun sequence DNA encodes the following proteins:
- the ZSCAN22 gene encoding zinc finger and SCAN domain-containing protein 22, translated as MAIPRSLVSPVPWEQDDFLRVKVEDEEASFSQAQKSNFGHPSHPEAARLRFRHFCFEEASNPREALARLREPCRQWLRPKARSKEQVLELLVLEQLLGALPPEIQARVRARCPESGEEAVALVEDLTQALDERGWVLGSELSEASCKQSNSEESEPSDRATETLVGGLSPGPTFGDAREPEGSSERQAGLSGKMWTESVTQEMDFRKTSGPHKGALTDQPGCEAGALGDSPNVWPDFTSQEKTPSREQVDPLDGYGTEPPGTYLGRKPSKCGEYWKTFRSPLALEAHQKSRARKMPHTCSECGKAFSRSAHLAQHQVVHTGAKPHKCKECGKTFSRSTHLSQHRRVHTGERPYACEECSKAFSRHTHLTQHQRIHTGEKPYACEECGKTFSRSTHLSQHQRVHTGERPYACEECGKAFRQSTHLPQHQRVHTGERPYACEECGKAFSQSTHLTQHLCIRTGEKPYRCDACGRAFSDCSALIRHLRIHSGEKPYQCQVCPKAFAQSSSLIEH; from the exons ATGGCCATCCCCAGGAGCCTTGTGAGCCCGGTGCCCTGGGAACAGGATGACTTTCTGCGAGTGAAGGTCGAGGATGAGGAGGCCAGCTTCTCTCAGGCCCAGAAGTCTAACTTTGGCCACCCCTCCCACCCTGAGGCTGCCCGTCTGCGCTTCCGACACTTCTGCTTTGAGGAGGCATCCAACCCACGTGAGGCCCTGGCCCGGCTCCGGGAGCCCTGCCGCCAGTGGCTGCGGCCCAAGGCGCGCTCCAAGGAGCAGGTGCTGGAGCTGCTGGTGCTGGAGCAGCTCCTGGGCGCGCTGCCCCCCGAGATCCAGGCCCGCGTGCGGGCTCGGTGCCCCGAGAGTGGCGAGGAGGCTGTGGCGCTCGTGGAGGACCTGACCCAGGCACTGGACGAGAGAG GCTGGGTGCTGGGATCTGAGCTCTCAGAGGCGAGCTGTAAGCAGAGCAATTCGGAAGAGTCAGAGCCGTCAGACAGGGCCACTGAAACCCTGGTAGGAGGGCTTTCCCCAGGACCCACCTTTGGTGATGCCCGCGAACCTGAGGGCAGCTCAGAGAGGCAGGCCGGACTCTCAGGGAAGATGTGGACAGAGTCTGTCACCCAAGAGATGGATTTCAGGAAAACTTCAGGGCCTCACAAGGGCGCCCTCACAGACCAGCCCGGCTGTGAAGCTGGTGCTTTGGGGGACAGTCCCAACGTGTGGCCAGACTTCACCTCCCAAGAGAAGACTCCTTCCAGAGAGCAAGTGGATCCACTGGATGGTTATGGCACAGAGCCTCCAGGCACATACTTGGGGAGGAAGCCCTCCAAGTGTGGTGAGTATTGGAAGACGTTCCGGAGCCCCTTGGCCCTGGAGGCCCACCAGAAGAGCCGTGCTCGGAAGATGCCCCACACCTGCAGtgagtgtgggaaagccttcagccGGAGTGCACACCTGGCCCAGCACCAGGTGGTCCACACGGGGGCCAAGCCCCACAAATGCAAGGAGTGCGGCAAGACCTTCAGCCGCAGCACCCACCTCAGCCAGCACCGGCGTGTGCACACGGGCGAGCGGCCCTACGCGTGCGAGGAGTGCAGCAAGGCCTTCAGCCGGCACACCCACCTGACCCAGCACCAGAGGATCCACACCGGGGAGAAGCCCTACGCGTGTGAAGAGTGCGGCAAGACCTTCAGCCGCAGCACCCACCTCAGCCAGCACCAGCGTGTGCACACGGGCGAGCGGCCCTACGCATGCGAGGAGTGTGGCAAGGCCTTCCGCCAGAGCACCCACCTGCCCCAGCACCAGCGTGTGCACACGGGTGAGCGGCCCTACGCATGCGAGGAGTGCGGCAAGGCCTTCAGCCAGAGCACCCACCTGACCCAGCACCTGTGCATCCGCACAGGGGAGAAGCCCTACAGGTGCGACGCCTGCGGCCGAGCCTTCAGCGACTGCTCGGCTCTGATCCGGCACCTGAGGATCCACTCCGGAGAGAAGCCCTATCAGTGTCAGGTTTGTCCAAAGGCCTTTGCACAGAGCTCGTCCCTCATCGAGCACTAG